Part of the Juglans regia cultivar Chandler chromosome 14, Walnut 2.0, whole genome shotgun sequence genome, ACCTTTTAGTATCAGAGTGCCAATTGATTCACCACTTGAATTAATTCTCAAAACAATTTTCACTTCCAACTCTAAAGTGAAAACATCTGAAAATTTCtgcttttggaaaaaaaaaaaatatgctttacACCATCCAACTACTTCACGCTCTAGTAGCACACATAATCCACAAGCATACTCCAACAAGAAAGGTATCATTCTTTTCTTAGATTTTATTACGAGGTCAttaatatatctaatatatcGTCTTATCCCTACTGCattatataagaaaatcaaaCAAGAATGTCCAGTAAAGAGATGATTTTGAAGTCAGACCAGGAATCCTTCCTACATACCTAATTTATCTATGATATTTCAGCATATAACATGTATGAGACATAAAGCAAAAACCTAATTGGATTAGACCAAATTCAATTCAATCCATGTACCAAAATCCATCGATTATAAATACAAAGCTACATACCTATTATACCAAAAAGGATCGTCAAGagcaaaaacagtaaaataatcATAATCTCAAAGAAGATATACCATGAATTCTCCGTGAGAACTCATCCCACCAATCTAGAGGCCCCTCCTCCGGCCCCGGGGACCCAGAAGCAGAAGCATTCTCTTCAGGCTTCTTCTCtgtctttttcctctttctgaATCCTCTTACAGGACCCATCAGCAGAAACAATCCAATTGAATCAAAACCCAGAAACCCACCTTCTTCAAACAACCATAATCAGAAAACAACTGTATAACtattcaaaaacaaatattaataatacccATTcgtaatagtaaaataatatttaccacAGCACAGGAAGATCACGAAACAATGATGAAAGAAGCAGTGGCTCGTAACATGCAAGGAAGACTGTCAACAGAGACTGGTAGTTACAGTGTGCCCATAGCCGTTTGTAGGTCTGTATAGCATGCAAGAAAAGCGAAAGCTTGAAGaaatgggaagagagagagagacagagagagagatggataaACTATGTGCGGGAAACCGACGGAAAATCCAAGCAACACATGTTGTTTGGTGAGTGTCTGAGACAAATGTGGGCAGGAGAACTGAGGGACATGAACACAGAATTTCGCAGCAGTGAGTCTCGCTCTCACTCCGCATCTACGATTCCCCCAGAGACTAAAGTCTTGCTTTTAAAGAGGTTTgctccattttgttgaggtttcacttatatttatttagaaaagagaaaattatagGTAGGTTGAAGAAATATACGAAGTGTGTAATAATTAtctaatcgttttaaaaaaaataaataaaatataagatttatataaaaaaaaattaatttcacgattatatataaaattatttgaagaaatTAAGCACCGAGTCCAATTCCGATCAAAATGACAACTTTACTACTAACTAGTTATTTAagattcttttgaaaaataattttatttaaaaatctttatatCACATATCATTCACgtggtataatttaatttaaaagataaattttaaattttattaattaaattataccatGTGAATATTATGTAATGTAAATACTTTCGAATGGTACTTCTATTCTTTCAATATATGGTCGCAGTGAATTTTTGCACCCATGGCTATTCTCATCATtgattcatttaaatgataaaataaagggttatttattgaaaatatgaatgaatcatttttattattgaaaaaaaaatggtgtttATTTAGAAGAAAACACTgaatatagtaattttttaaaaaagagagaaaattattatctaaaattttttatctttcaataCCGTAAATAAATATGCAGTACTGATGAATATGTtaatgaccttttttttttcatattgacttgcgattataatattatttctcctattattatatatagaagaacataaattatataaaatgaatagcGAGAAAATAATCAGTTATTATAATATCACTGCCTTGTCCTCTCAATATTAATTTATGGTTCCTTATGTgctaaatgatattttattccttaattaaaaaaaatggatgacgAATAAAGCTTTAATGAAAACcctaattttgtaaaaagtatATCACATTAATATCCGAATCCAAAACTCACATTTGGAAATGCAAACAAGTATTTGATTATTAAAAACTAACCACAttgaattttattgattttctactttctgaaataaaaataaaagaaataattttaaaaatatttatgagaacttaaaaaatcacataatcataTTTTTAGTCATCAggcaaaataatatatatatatatatatatataatcaaatttcTACAATCAAAGATAATTAAAGTCatctaaataaatttaagatttttgctacacaacttcttcaacctccacacaccatattttttaaaatttctaaaatttttaatattttttaaatttttttttttgagtttattcttcttaaactaatttactttttatattcattattcatatattaaatatttgataagagaaaaaaataataaaaattaaaaaaaaaatatgatgtgcagATGATATGgagattttttctaaatttaaacatGCAACTAGAAAAGTTGGAAAGTGATGTTTTTGTTTACGGTGAAAAAGGACAGTTTGAGTCAGGTGAGAATCACATTTACTTTGAAAAGAAGTTGGAATGGGAATCCAAATTTCGATGGgcatctaatttcctcaattcTATGCTTAATAGTTGGGCCTCGGGGTTTTCCTTAATAGTGACAATGGGCTTTGCTCTATTTTGGGTTGAAggtttgaaaattgtgaaagaaTCAAACCCCATCCCCAGGGTTGAgttggacttggacttggccTTGGCCTTGGCCTTGAAATGGTGAAAAGACGAAGGACATTTTGGGGATATCTCTGCTTCAAGTTTCAACCTGAGAGGAAGAGAGTATTGTATGGATATTCATTGACAGAGATTTCTACTTTCTACATACATGAGATCTATAAGATAGGATCACAATGGTTACATATAGACAAAAAATAGAGTCACAACTATTGTCGGAGAATCTTTATAACTGTTGCCTTATCTGATATTTTACCCATTTTCAATTTGTGATCATCTCCACTCGTGTGTTCTTGGACACACCCACACGACTCTCTCTCCTTAAACCTACTTTTTAATGTTTGGTTAGCGGGTGAGACAAAACAAAAGATAGCGAAACCTGAAATGTTACAAATATTACTACaatcatttaattataatgtgaTGATCACCTCATGTTATCATTTTAAGTGAAGTTTATACTGTATACAACCATTTCTATGCATAAACAAATGAATTCTCGATGacttttaggcctcgtttgaatGCATAACTCAATTCAGTGCACTTCATTTTTAGACTGAGTTGAACATCCAAACGcagatttttacacaagttgAATAGAGTCCAAAACTGAACTCATCTGTAGGGCCCACAACTgacaaacattaattttttattttactttttcatctCTATCAGTTTACTTTTCTCTCCATTGTgtataactttttcatctctCGTACAATCCAACTCAATTATTTATCACTTTTTCTACTTGGCTGGTCTGGCTACAAGTGTAGCTTGTcgggaaaattttttttttcaagttttggcATCTGTAATTGCTCAGACCATGTCAGATGAATAGtgaaattaatttaatggtGGGATccatttattttacaacttcctataaatatatctaaactcatattaacatctaaacacacatAAACTCGTCTTGAATGGGTCCTATAAAATTCACttaatcatctcaattcactactattttaaaaaaaactcagcTCAATTCAATCcacctcaacatccaaacgcatcCCTTAAGTAGCAAAAGAACTAGGTGAAATGCCCAATTACAATTACCGACAGATGAAAGCTCAAAGTCATTTAAACAGAAAAAAGTATTGGGAGCAACTACTATTTAGGATCATCCGGATCACATCCCAAGTGTCATTgagtaaaatgaccaaaaacaccccacaacaaaactcacttatctttcattttacacatttcaaattttttttcttcctctctacCTCCCTAGTCGGCCAAGCCCCCTTGCCCCCGCCCCGCCCCACCACCCGAGTCAACATCCTTTCCCCCACCCGCAACCCGCATCGCCATCCTCTCCCCAACCTGTACCCCTCGTCGCCCATCTGGTCCAAATGAGAGGCATGGCTGAGCATGGAGGGCTAAGGGAGGCTCGAGGTGGCGGGCTGGAACCATGGGTGGTGGCGTACAGCTCGGTAAGGGGTAGAACCTatatgggtgaaacccatttcgggaaagagagagagaggactatAGTGCTATGGAAGCTCGACGGTGCTCTATGGTGGGACTAGAGGCTGATGACGACAGCAGTTGCAGCAGCAAACCGTGTAAGAGAACCTATTTCGGGTTAAGAGAGGGTGCTACGCATGGGGACTTCCGTGGAAATTTGAAGGTGGCTAGAAGTTGCCGACATGAGGGGAAGCCGATAGTGGTGGGTGGTCACTACAAGTGGCACACGACGGGGCTGAGTGAGGAGTGAACTGAGAGAGGGAATCAAGTGGGGGGAGAGGGAATCGGGTGGGGAGGGGGATAAgggattttgttttaaaaaaaaaaaaaacgtaatgtAGCACAGATCTTTAAACATTTCTATAAACAACCAAAATGAGAACAACCATACCTACCTAGCTCTCGAGCGCACACACTCCCACACGTAATAGAGCTGTCCAAACGCAGAATTTGCACTTTCTTGGTAAGCACCACCATCCCAATCTCCATACACACCATGTCGGCCACAGGAAACAAAATCACCCCCGGGGGACTATTTCACGTGCAAAGCAAAATGTTATTTCATAATTCCCGAGGCGCAACAATATTCTATTTCCTATGTTTCAAAGTCAGATTTATACATGAAATGGGTCAAAAGGGTACACAAACAAACATTAGGAATAGGGGTTAGCGCCCATCACCCGATAATTGAAAGCCAATTTCACACCCCGGCCTGCCTCCACACCCCAACAGAAAATCAACAGCCCACTTTTTTTCCACAAGTACAGAGGATGAATCGCCTCGCCGTGACATGCAAAATATTGCACCAGTACCACATACTTACTTGTCGCCTTTCATacagtttttcttttcccctttctTCTTAGTTTTCAGTGACAAAAGTAGAAACTACTACAATGTTACGCAATGTCGTGATCATGTTTAGACCTCAACTCTTTAATTTGTTCCCTCCTTGACTCTCACTGCCGTTGAGACGCGAGCCATCGTTGTTACCCTCTTTCTTCTTCGTTGGCAGTGCCCTCGGTTTCCTCGGTATGCATTTCGTGCGCGCTCCTTCCGTCTCTTCTTCCGTCAATTGCAATTGCGAGGTCCTGCATGCATGTCCATAAATTCATACATGTACATCATGAACAAAACAAACCTTCAGAAATATACCAAGAAACTTGCattatttataatctaatatgcTATACTTTCCTCGACTTTAATTCATCAATACTCAttataaacagaaaaaaaaagtagacacataaattattaagagaaatattattaataacaaatcaatgactattataaattaatcttGAACAAAGatattaataaacaaatcagtctgtaattaaaaaaaaaagattaaaataacTAAACATACTAAAGGTAGTAGTAGTTGAGGAAGTCAACTCTGTCAatttagtattaataatttGACTTTAAATCAGTTCAGGAGCTCCAGGATAGAgagaatttatttatgaatgttCACACTACGGATCGGTCCCCCCACTGACTCACGTATGGATCCTTTCATACCAAAGTGGTCAATGAATAAGGACGGTTGAGTATTTAATACGATAGTTGATAAGTTTGATAGCAAAATAACAAGAGGCAGTACAGAATCACAGATTGAGATTGATTATCACATTCACAGACTCACAGTACATTGGCTCCGGTTTGTTCAGAAAAAGTGGATTGAAGCTAGCTGGCTATTTTGTCAATTTTATAATCTTCGTacggatctctctctctctctctctcatccaagAAGATGAAAGATCCAAAAGTAGGCCAAAAGGGTCTATCAGAGAATCAAAACATTTATAACTGACCCAAAATCCCAGAAAAAGGCTATGCTTGTAAGAACCAATCCACTGCTTCAGTTACTGCCTATGTGAAATTTCAAATCAAGCTTCTATATTCTCCCCCCAATCACTTAAGAAGACTGGTGGATGCTTTCTGAGTACAGCACTACACTACTTCGTAATTTCAATACTTTCAGAGCAAAACAGACCGTtttcttatacatatatatcccTTTCCGACTTtgttattctaaaaaataaattttaaaaagtaaaggTTTTGGCAACATTCTTTTAAAATACTACGAGTTTAAGCCTGCCCATCTCTTTGTTGTTTTGCTTGATGGCAACCATTGTCGTCTACAAAAAATCTAATCTAAATACATCATTGAAATCTTCATTGAAAATAACAATTTGTCAAGTTTCTAATTTTagttggttttgaaaaaaataattattgacaGTGGATGGTTGCTGAGTGACAGTGATGTATGTGCGATTTGTTCAAGTGTAATAAGTGTAATGCTACTTAGAGCTAGAGTTATGGaataatttactattaaaaaattaatctttttttatataaattttatatttattattttttttaaaataattaaataaaatttatatactcTCGACGGCAGCTATTATTACTCTAATAATAATTCACGTACCGATCTGAATTGTAGGAAGAAGACCTCTTCAAATGTGGAACAACCTCCTCTTTCTTCTTGGTCTCAATCAAGCTCCCGCTAAAATACTCCTTGTCTTCCAATTTCAGGCCCGCGAAACTTGTAATTCCCCTCGAAGTCCCCACGTGATTATTACTATTACTGCCATTATTCCCTGCTCCGCGGGGCAACCTCGCCTTGTAGTGCCCAATCAACGAGAACCCTTCATCCTTCGCTGCCATGTTCCCACAGTCCTTGAACGAGATTGACCCGCACGATATCAACTGCATCAGAACCGACGACGCCTTCGCCCTCCCACTTGGACAAATCTCCGCCGTTGGTGGATTCGAACTGTCACCATTAGCCCCACTTGAGCAAATCACTATCCTTCCGTCGGCCTTCATCAGAGACTCTAGCGTTTCGGGGCTCGAATCCGAAGGCGGTGGCGAGATCTCGTCCCTGCTCAGCTCCGTGCTTCGACTCTGGCACGTTTCGCGTTGAGCTTTCTCTTGGCGCgcatcttcttcgtcttctttctCCCTGACCGATCTGCGTCTTCTTCGCTTCTCGTCGGTCTGAGTCGACGCGTCGGCGGCAGCCTTTCCGGTTGACTCACCCGAAGACTCGGCCTTGTAGACCTTGTACTCGTTGAGATCGATCGAGCTCCACGATTGATTCCTTCTCCGCGTGACCACCGGGAAATCGGAATCCTCATCGGACTTGTTTATCTCCGGAGGCCTCAGGGAACGCGATGATGCCGTTCCGTGTACCGCACGGCTCAGACAGGTGTCGAGGACCTCAGAGCCTTTGAGAACGTACTCTTTGCCGTGCGCCGGGCATATGAAATCGTTCTCCGCGAGGTCGTGCCAAACGAAGCCGTTTTTGTAGCTCCTGAAATAACCGGAACCGAGTCAAGATACAATGCGGAACCGAAGTAGTAATTAGATCGGAGAACTCAGGGAGCGGTCACCGTACCGTTTGGATGACCAGGAGTACATGGTAGCCATGCCTTTTCCGCGGAGGAGGTTCAAGCGGTTGATTACATCTGAGGAAACAGTGTAATTTGACAGTGAGAAAGTTTCACACTTATCATTGACCTCGGTGGAACGAAGTGGTAGAAGATAAGGCTCTGTTTGGTTgcaaagtaaaaaagaaaattgatgtgTTCTACGCGCtgaaaaaatttaatgtttGAGAGCGGAGAAACCAATAATGCGAGCTTAATTAGTTGAATTTTGCGTTTTCCGTTCTCTTGTATTTTTCACAGCAGCCAAACAGTGAGGCAAAACTTTGACCAGGTAGAAGCTAGAAAGAAAAGCAATCAATGCAATGAACTTGAGCGTTTTTTGGTTTTACCCAGTTTTAAAATGCATTATGCTTCACAAGGAAGCAAAAAGCTCCAATCAAAAGccaagatcatatatatatacagcaatGCAGATAAcatactttgaaaaatagtcACCAGTCCGTGTTTTTACCTCTGAGATAGAGACCGTCGGGAGTGGAAAGAGGGACCTCCATGAAGTGAGGGTGCTCGAGCTGACCATTCCTGGACAGGTAATAAACGACGGGGACCGATCTTCTATCGGTCTTAACCTTAGGCTCGGTCCAGACCTTGGTTCTATCCGGGCTAATCTCTCTGTCCTTCCACTTGTTCGGAAGCTGCAGCTCTGTCGCTCTTCCTCTGGTAGCCACCGccatttcttcttcttactGCATGAACAAAACgaaacaaaacaaagagaagTAGTAAGAAAGAATCGGTTGGTTGTTGATAAAGAGAAAAGGTGGGAAAGAGGACGAAAGGGAGAATGGATAATACCGTGGGGGCGAGAGAGGAAGCGTGATGAGGGGGAAAGAACTAGCAGTGAGTTGGAGTTTTATATAGAGAGGGGTGAAAGGGTGTGAAATGtgaagaaagagggagagagatttcAAAATGGGGATG contains:
- the LOC109018584 gene encoding protein UPSTREAM OF FLC-like, which codes for MAVATRGRATELQLPNKWKDREISPDRTKVWTEPKVKTDRRSVPVVYYLSRNGQLEHPHFMEVPLSTPDGLYLRDVINRLNLLRGKGMATMYSWSSKRSYKNGFVWHDLAENDFICPAHGKEYVLKGSEVLDTCLSRAVHGTASSRSLRPPEINKSDEDSDFPVVTRRRNQSWSSIDLNEYKVYKAESSGESTGKAAADASTQTDEKRRRRRSVREKEDEEDARQEKAQRETCQSRSTELSRDEISPPPSDSSPETLESLMKADGRIVICSSGANGDSSNPPTAEICPSGRAKASSVLMQLISCGSISFKDCGNMAAKDEGFSLIGHYKARLPRGAGNNGSNSNNHVGTSRGITSFAGLKLEDKEYFSGSLIETKKKEEVVPHLKRSSSYNSDRTSQLQLTEEETEGARTKCIPRKPRALPTKKKEGNNDGSRLNGSESQGGNKLKS